In Deltaproteobacteria bacterium, the sequence CTGCAGGACGAAACGCTCGGACTGGACGGTAAGGCGGATGAGAGTTGACGCTTGATGCTCGATGGGTACCCCCGACAGTTCTTCCTCACTCTCCGTGTTCGTGGGAACGCCTAGGGAAGCACCGAGTACTTGCCGATCTGCTCATGACTTTTGCGTCTGCCCCTTCTCGCCCGGATGTCGCCGTTGGCGAGTTGGCGAAACGCTTAGCTTCGAAAAATCCGACGGTCACCCGTCGTCCGAGACCTGGAGTGCACCTGATGAGCCGCAACCCCGCACAACGTTACCCGCCGGGCGCCCCCCTGCGCGCAATGCCTGAGATAGCGAAGCCGCTCGTCAAGAAGCGGCGCGCCGCGATAGCGCGCGATGGTGTGGCGACGGGTGAAGAGAGCTTCAAACATGGTCGTGCCTCCTTTCTTGTGGTCAGAGGCACGACTATGACAAAACGAATGCGAATCAGAAAATTACCCCAGCGGCCCTGTCCAATGTCCAACAAGAATCCGGCGTCCCGTTCATGCGATTCGAGACGGGCTGCGATATACTGTCGGGAAGGCAAGCCGGCAATTGAACCAGCCACGCCCCGAAAACGGAAACATCACCAAGGAACCTCGGGATGCAAGCGGAGGCAAAGGCCGTGGCCCACACTGTCAACAAGTCAACAAGCACATTCGTATCGACGAGGAACTCTGGCAACGCCTTGAGGAAGCGGCCGGAGAACGGCACAACCGCCAACCGGCTCCTTGCCGAGCTCGCCGAGCGGTGGCTGGAAAAACGCGCATGGCCCATAACCGAAGCGGAGGTGCAGATAGCGCGAGCATCTCTGTTTGCCGCTCAGGTCTTCGCCCACGACATGATGGCGGCCGGCCGGGGGCAGGAAATCGATGAATGGGCACGTGGCGGCCGTTGGAGTGTTGTTGAAGGCCGGCGCCGATGTCGACGCAAGGGACGCCGACGGACGGACGGCGCTTCAGGGTGCGGTGCAAAAGGGACACGTGTCAACGTCACCCGCCCGTTCCGAAAGCCCGCGACGTCGGCGGCGCCGCTGTTCACGAGGCCCGGGCCCGCACCGCTGCGGGTCCAGCGGATGCGGTCGCCCGCGCGAAACTCGATGGTCTCGGCGCGGTAGACCTCGGCGCCACCCCTGTGTCCGCCGATTTTTCCGACGGCTTCCAGGCGACTGTGTCCCCGTCCGGTCCTTCGAGATGGATCACCCGCTTGCCGTGATCGACGCGGATGACGCGGCGTTCGTCTCCCTTCTCAACCCCGAGGCGCTTGTACGGGCGGTGGAACGCGACCACGTCGCCGGGGGAATAGTTCGCCGCGAGCGCCTTCTCGGCGTTGGTGTAGCCTCTGGAGACCAGCCGCTGGGTGTGCAGGGCGGGCCCCGCGATGCGGCCCTCGAGGGCAAGCCGCTCGCGGATGTGCGCGTTGATCCCCTGGCGCAGCTCATGGCTAGGGGCCATCACCCCGGTGCGCCCGCGCTCTTCCGGCGAGAGTGCGAGCCAGCGCGCCGCCACCGCACCGGCGATGTTCCGAGGGTTCACCTCGGCCA encodes:
- a CDS encoding AAA family ATPase, whose amino-acid sequence is MAGSLASTVQARDLLRIAGELRIPKLVLVGDAKQLDAVDAGKPFAQLQQAGMKTAVMDEIMRQRDPELKAAVKASLAGDIGKAFEKLGANVAEVNPRNIAGAVAARWLALSPEERGRTGVMAPSHELRQGINAHIRERLALEGRIAGPALHTQRLVSRGYTNAEKALAANYSPGDVVAFHRPYKRLGVEKGDERRVIRVDHGKRVIHLEGPDGDTVAWKPSEKSADTGVAPRSTAPRPSSFARATASAGPAAVRARAS